Proteins co-encoded in one alpha proteobacterium HIMB5 genomic window:
- a CDS encoding Bacterial aa3 type cytochrome c oxidase subunit IV (PFAM: Bacterial aa3 type cytochrome c oxidase subunit IV) produces MDNENHKETWNNFTKFVTWGTVAVVLVLVLMAIFLL; encoded by the coding sequence ATGGACAATGAAAACCATAAAGAAACTTGGAATAATTTTACAAAGTTTGTTACCTGGGGAACAGTTGCTGTTGTCTTAGTTTTAGTTTTAATGGCAATTTTCTTATTATAG